In a genomic window of Streptomyces sp. NBC_01142:
- a CDS encoding biotin--[acetyl-CoA-carboxylase] ligase: MTPENAPEGAPRSRWSDLDRPPLNAAALRRAMLRPGGLWTSLDVVPTTGSTNSDLAARAASLEEGAVLVAEEQTAGRGRLDRTWTAPARSGLFFSVLLRPGADVPVERWGWLPLLAGVASATGLARAAGVDMSLKWPNDLLVKIEGEERKTGGILAERAGQDAVVVGIGLNVTLHADELPVPAAGSLALANAISTDRDPLLRAVLRSLEQWYGDWRAAGGDPGPSGLQAAYAAGCATLGRTVRAELPGDRTVTGEAVALDGDGRLVVATEDGERQPISAGDIVHLRPAG, encoded by the coding sequence ATGACGCCAGAGAATGCGCCCGAGGGTGCACCCCGGAGCCGTTGGTCCGACCTCGACCGGCCGCCGCTGAACGCCGCCGCACTGCGCCGCGCCATGCTCCGGCCCGGCGGGCTGTGGACCTCCCTCGACGTGGTGCCGACGACCGGCTCCACCAACTCCGACCTGGCGGCGCGTGCCGCGTCCCTGGAGGAGGGGGCGGTCCTCGTGGCGGAGGAGCAGACGGCGGGGCGGGGGCGGCTCGACCGGACCTGGACAGCGCCCGCGCGCTCGGGGCTGTTCTTCTCGGTACTGCTGCGGCCCGGAGCGGACGTGCCGGTGGAGCGCTGGGGGTGGCTGCCGCTGCTCGCCGGAGTGGCGTCCGCGACGGGGCTGGCGCGGGCGGCCGGAGTCGACATGTCGCTCAAATGGCCCAACGACCTGCTGGTAAAGATCGAGGGCGAGGAACGCAAGACCGGCGGCATCCTCGCCGAGCGGGCGGGCCAGGACGCGGTCGTCGTCGGAATCGGCCTCAATGTCACGCTGCATGCCGACGAACTCCCCGTCCCGGCAGCGGGCTCCCTCGCCCTCGCGAACGCGATCTCGACCGACCGTGACCCGCTGCTGCGGGCCGTGCTGCGCTCGCTGGAGCAGTGGTACGGCGACTGGCGGGCGGCGGGCGGCGACCCGGGCCCGTCGGGGCTCCAGGCGGCGTACGCGGCGGGCTGCGCGACGCTCGGCCGCACTGTCCGCGCCGAGCTCCCCGGTGACCGCACGGTCACCGGGGAGGCGGTGGCGCTCGACGGCGACGGCAGGCTGGTGGTGGCCACGGAGGACGGTGAGCGGCAGCCGATCAGCGCGGGTGACATC